The following is a genomic window from Candidatus Methylomirabilis sp..
TCATGGGGGTCGGCGCCTCCTATGGGGCCGGGTATGTCGGGATGCTGCTGGCCGTAAAGGGCAATGTGCGGACCGCAGCAGCAGCCCTGCACAGCTTTAAGTATTCGCTGGAGATCGCCTTCAGGGCCGGAACCGTCTCGGGGATGTTCACCGTCGGCCTTGGGCTCCTGGGCGCGACCATCATCTTCCTGCTGTTCAAAGAGAATGCGATGAAGATCTTGGTAGGCTTCGGCTTTGGTGGGTCGCTCGCCGCCCTGTTCATGCGCATGGGGGGCGGCATTTTCACCAAGGCGGCTGACGTGGGCGCCGACCTGGTCGGCAAGGTTGAGAAAGGGATTCCAGAGGATGATCCGCGTAATGCCGCCACGATCGCCGACAATGTCGGCGACAATGTCGGGGACTGCGCCGGTATGGCGGCCGACGTCTTCGAGTCGTACGAGGTGACGCTGGTCGCGGCCATTATCCTGGGCGCTGGGGCGATGCTGGATAAAGACTTCGTCGAGTCGTTCGGCGGGGCCGCCAGCGCCTCCAGGGTTGTTCTGGCCCTGATCATCTACCCGCTCTTAATTCGCGCCGTGGGCGTCTTCGGCTCGATCCTCGGGACGTGGTGCGTTCGGGGCAAGGACGATCCGGACATGAACCCGATGAAGCCGATTAACGTCGGATTTTGGGTGGCAGCCCTGAGTTCCGTCGTCGGCTTCTGGGTCGTGAGCTACCTCTATCTTGGCGACATCGTCAGCGAGAAGTACGGCGCCATCTGGTGGCGCGTCTTTCTGGCCAATGTCATGGGAATTGCCCTGGCATTGCTGATTCAGTGGCTGACGGAGTATTTCACCGCGACCGATAAGAAGCCGGTGACCGAGATTGCCTATTCCAGTCGAACCGGTCCGGCGACGCTGATCCTTTCCGGATTCGCTGCAGGTCTCGAGTCGAGCGTCTGGGCCACCTTGGCCATTGCTGCGACCATCTTTGGCTCTTACAGCATCTTCGGCGGAAGCTTTTCGCTGTCGGCGTATGGGATCGCGCTGGCCGGCCTGGGACTGCTGGCAACGACCGGCTTTGTGCTGGCCGAAGATACCTTTGGTCCTATCTCCGATAACGCTAACGGCATCTTCGAGATGTCCGGCGCGTTGAAAAATAATCCGAGAACACCGTCTGGAATTGAGGCTCATCGGATTGTCGCCAAGCTCGACGCGGTCGGCAATACGACCAAGGCCCTGACGAAAGGGCTGGCCATCGCCACCGCGGTTATCGCGGCTGTTTCCCTCTTCCGCTCCTTCATCGACGAGGCGCATCTCTTCGAGCAGGGGATCCAGGTGAACCTACCGGAGGTCTTCATCGGCTTCCTGATCGGGGGGGCGGTCCCGTTCCTGTTCTCCTCCTTTGCGATCCAGGCGGTAAGCCGGGCTGCCTTCCTCCTAGTTGAGGAGGTAAGGCGACAGTTCCGAGAGAAGCCGGGGATCATGGAGTTCAAGGAGAAGCCGGACTACGGGCGGTGCGTAGAGATCGTGACCGCCGCGGCACAGAAGGAGTTGCTCGGACCAGGCGTTCTTTCGATCGTCAGCCCGATCCTTGTCGCCTTCGCGTTTGGCGCGCCGGCGCTGGGCGGCTTCCTTGCCGGAGCGATTCTGACCGGTCAGCTCATGGCGGTGTTCCTGTCGAATACCGGCGGCGCCTGGGACAATGCCAAGAAGAAGATCGAGG
Proteins encoded in this region:
- a CDS encoding sodium-translocating pyrophosphatase translates to MSEASIVLPTFGPQEWKILWFVLVSAFIALGYGAFLAKKTIREDPGSQAMQDVARAIEEGALAYLARQVKTMIWFVVAITIGLFFMYRGLYEGMLLPLGVALAFFMGVGASYGAGYVGMLLAVKGNVRTAAAALHSFKYSLEIAFRAGTVSGMFTVGLGLLGATIIFLLFKENAMKILVGFGFGGSLAALFMRMGGGIFTKAADVGADLVGKVEKGIPEDDPRNAATIADNVGDNVGDCAGMAADVFESYEVTLVAAIILGAGAMLDKDFVESFGGAASASRVVLALIIYPLLIRAVGVFGSILGTWCVRGKDDPDMNPMKPINVGFWVAALSSVVGFWVVSYLYLGDIVSEKYGAIWWRVFLANVMGIALALLIQWLTEYFTATDKKPVTEIAYSSRTGPATLILSGFAAGLESSVWATLAIAATIFGSYSIFGGSFSLSAYGIALAGLGLLATTGFVLAEDTFGPISDNANGIFEMSGALKNNPRTPSGIEAHRIVAKLDAVGNTTKALTKGLAIATAVIAAVSLFRSFIDEAHLFEQGIQVNLPEVFIGFLIGGAVPFLFSSFAIQAVSRAAFLLVEEVRRQFREKPGIMEFKEKPDYGRCVEIVTAAAQKELLGPGVLSIVSPILVAFAFGAPALGGFLAGAILTGQLMAVFLSNTGGAWDNAKKKIEEGLFGGKGTDCHKAAVIGDTVGDPFKDTAGPAINPMIKVMNLVAILIAPLAIRQIGFGTRAMIVLACVTILGLSVVFSKRGSIVEEEPVAATKAETSRAH